In Helianthus annuus cultivar XRQ/B chromosome 3, HanXRQr2.0-SUNRISE, whole genome shotgun sequence, a single window of DNA contains:
- the LOC110931174 gene encoding uncharacterized protein LOC110931174, with protein sequence MNFISVNLNGVSDPQKGLWIRNLKRKVRAEFIGIQESHQSGLSELVLRRFWDSSPMCIDTVDSVGRSGGLVSIWNLDIFLADQVIKNPKFLSVSGQLLGVNVKFNVINLHAPNDPNCRRSLWSDLTSLINQFDGAWILLGDFNEVRSEDERVNSRFDRGSSEAFNGFISSVGLMEYSMCGGKFTFISGHKDVKLSKLDRFLVNDQFLSSWPNTLAEVHKRGFSDHCPISLSCLTSDFGPIPFKFFNSWIGGKKLSDIVVNAINSVSEMVGLGGVGVYKDVILLNTLKTIKANIKSWRKQVSSDRLRDINLLEE encoded by the coding sequence ATGAATTTTATCTCCGTCAATTTAAATGGGGTGTCGGACCCTCAGAAAGGTCTGTGGATTCGTAACCTAAAGAGAAAAGTTAGAGCGGAGTTTATTGGGATTCAAGAATCTCACCAATCGGGTCTTTCAGAGCTGGTTCTTCGACGTTTCTGGGATTCTTCTCCGATGTGCATCGATACGGTGGATTCTGTCGGAAGATCCGGGGGCTTGGTTTCTATATGGAATCTAGACATCTTCTTGGCGGATCAGGTCATTAAAAACCCTAAATTCCTTTCTGTTTCAGGTCAGTTGCTGGGTGTGAATGTCAAATTTAATGTGATTAATCTGCACGCTCCAAATGACCCGAATTGTAGAAGATCGTTGTGGTCAGATTTGACATCTCTTATAAACCAATTTGATGGAGCTTGGATTCTTTTGGGTGATTTCAACGAAGTTAGGTCTGAAGATGAACGAGTGAACTCTAGGTTTGATCGGGGATCCTCAGAAGCTTTTAATGGTTTTATTTCGAGTGTTGGCCTTATGGAATACTCGATGTGTGGAGGTAAATTTACTTTCATATCTGGTCACAAAGATGTGAAGCTTAGTAAACTTGATAGGTTCTTAGTGAACGATCAGTTTCTAAGCTCCTGGCCAAATACTCTTGCCGAAGTTCATAAGAGGGGTTTCTCAGACCATTGTCCGATCTCTCTGTCTTGTTTGACTTCAGATTTTGGCCCCATCCCGTTTAAGTTTTTTAATTCTTGGATTGGCGGCAAAAAATTGTCCGATATTGTGGTTAATGCTATTAACTCGGTGTCTGAGATGGTCGGATTGGGGGGTGTTGGGGTATATAAGGATGTGATTCTGCTCAATACTCTTAAAACCATTAAGGCAAACATAAAGTCTTGGAGGAAACAGGTTTCGTCTGATCGTCTTAGGGATATTAATTTGCTGGAAGAGTAG
- the LOC110931175 gene encoding uncharacterized protein LOC110931175, with protein sequence MHVLLRRSKSGRLGKNLRLSQAWLDVSEDEIVGNDQDIKVFLRRICEKFFAAMGRGEYCTADSFSGKWTAMRTKITNFNNSHNHYTNNVRRISGSSNVDVMTSAHNDYRLHHGHPFTMIPSWELLCKSLKWHLVPPFDPTAHRSKRSKSTSTTEPSESDARTTINLNDDFDEFEQPQELP encoded by the exons ATGCATGTGCTCCTAAGACGGTCGAAAAGTGGACGCCTAGGGAAGAACTTGCGTTTGTCACAAGCATGGCTCGACGTATCGGAAGATGAGATTGTTG GAAACGACCAAGATATAAAAGTATTTTTGAGGCGTATATGTGAGAAGTTTTTCGCCGCAATGGGTCGTGGTGAATATTGTACGGCCGACTCTTTTTCAGGCAAGTGGACCGCAATGCGGACCAAGATTACCAATTTCAACAATTCACATAATCATTACACCAACAATGTTAGAAGAATAAGCGGTTCAAGCAACGTGGACGTTATGACCTCTGCCCACAACGACTATAGATTGCATCATGGGCATCCGTTTACGATGATACCTTCGTGGGAGCTTCTTTGCAAATCTCTCAAGTGGCATCTTGTACCGCCGTTTGACCCAACTGCCCATAGGTCAAAACGGTCCAAATCAACATCCACTACCGAACCATCCGAGTCTGATGCTCGTACAACTATTAATCTAAATGATGACTTCGACGAATTTGAACAACCGCAAGAGCTGCCATGA